The segment GCGGCACCGGGAACAGAGTTACTGTCAAAGGCAACGATTCCTTTAAGATCGGGATTCGCGTTGATCAGACTTTGAACCATTTGCCGGGCCGTTTCTGCATCTTCCTGAGTGACGACGGTATCGACTAACTCCAGATCCGGGTATTTTTCTTTGGCGTGTTCTTCAGCATATTTACGCCAGGTGTTTAAGTTGGAGGCGTCGAGACTGGCGATGGCGATCGCCCATTTTCCAGATCCACCCATCTGTTCGGCGATATCATCAATCAGCATGCGACCGAGCACGGCGTCGTTCACCTGATTGACCATAAAGGCCCGTCCGCTATCGGGCGCGTCACTATCCCAAGTGATGACTTTGATTCCACGGCCTTGAGCCTGTTCAACGAAGCGTTTAATCGACTTCGGTTGATTCGGGGCAATGCAAATGGCATCGACCCCTTGGCGAATCCAGGTTTCGATGAATTTATTCTGTTCAATCCCGCTGGGTTGCTGCGGGCCGTCATAGACCAGTTTTACACCGAGATCTGCCGCCGCTTTTTGTGCTCCCTTTTCGCAGGCATCGAAGTAGTCGATGTTGACCAGCTTGGGGAGAACGGCGATGACAATTTCGTCATCGGAACTGGCTGAAGCGTTTTCTTCGCCAGCCGGTTTTTCTCCGCATCCGGAAAGTAAGAAGCCTGCCAGGCCACAGAGAGCCAGGCAAAATAGAAATGACCGTCGAGAAATGCGTTTGCTGACAGGGAAGCGGATCACCACATCATCCTTTCGCGCGTTGTGAAGAGGGGCTCCGTTGAATGGAATCAGCATACAGTCTGCCGAACTGGTCACCAAACCGCAAGAACATCACGTCTACCAAACAGGATGTCGACCTGAATCGGCCTTTCGTTTTCTTTGATTCCGATTGAGTCAGGTTGGTTCGTTTCGCTTGTTAAGCCAGACCCCGCCAATCAATAACAGACCGAGCAAAACGTAGCGGAGATGGTCGATGTTTTCGAAGGTGGTGCCTGCTCCTCGAAGACCTTCTTCCAGTACCGCGATCATTAATACGCCAATTAGTGAACAGATGATCGACCCACGGCCTCCTTCAACCCGAGTGCCTCCCAGTACGACGGCGACGATCACTTTCAGTTCCAAGCCCTGGAAAGAAGAGGCGGAGACGGAACCGTTCCAGCTGGTCAAGCAAAGTGCGGCAATAAAAGCGAAAAATCCCATCAAGGTGTAAACCTGCACGAGTCGCCAGCCGACGGGGATTCCGGCGTAGCGCGCGGCGATCGGATTTCCACCGATCATGAGCAAATCGCGTCGCCAGCGAGAGCGATAATAGGCATACGCGCCGCCCAGACAGATCATTACGACCAGCGCGAGCAATGTCTGCATATTCCGAAATATCTCGTAATGAGGAATCTCGCCGAAGATCGCGTTTTCGGATTGTTTCACGGTGATGGTACAGAGACCGCGATAGAAAATGAGCGTGCCCAACGTGGTAATGATGGGCGGAACATCCATCCGAGAGATAAGGAAGCCGTTAAACAAACCCAGTCCCAGTGCCAGCACGAGCCCTATCAAAAAGCCGGTGTACCAAAAAGCTTCCGGCGATTCAGTTAACGACATAACGCAGGCGATGAGGGCGACCATGGAGCCGATGGAAAGGTCGATCCCTCCCGTCATCAGAATAAAGGTCATCCCGACGGAGAGAATTAACAAGGGAACAGATTGTTCGAAGATCGCTGAACAGAACCATCCGAAGGAGAAACTGAATTCACTCCATGAGCTGAACGTCACCCCGTTGAGTGGGGCAAAGAGGATCAATTCCAGGAGGAGAATAATGAGTAAAATCCAGTAACGCATTTACGCGAGGTGTCCCATAGCTGTTAGAAGCTCGTTATTTTAATTCTTCGAGTAGTTTCTCAGTTCGGTGCAGCCAGCAGTCGATGCCAATCACACTAACGATGACGGCACCCTCAATCGCCTCTCGCCAGTAGACATCAACGCCAAGGTAGATCATGGATCGGGAGACCAGATACAGGAAACAGGCACCCAGGGCCGAGCCAAGGTAGGTTCCCTGCCCACCGAAGATATTGGTTCCTCCCAGTACGACCGCCCCAATGACGGTCAGTTCGAAACCGATGGCAATCTGTCCTGGTTTGATTTCCTGGGGATTGGTGACCAGGGTGAGGGCGGCCAGTCCGAGGAATAGACCACTCACAAGGAAGGCAAGACTCCGGAGTCTTGCCGGGTTAAGACCCTGGCGTTCGCATGCGACGGGAGAACAACCAATTGCCAGCCAGAGTCGGGGTAACTTGCCGAATGCTTCCCAGAGAAGAACTCCGATCATAACAACAAGGAGAATCTCTCCCGCGTAAAATTTGCCCGGACCCTGATACGCTTCGTCCTGAATGCTGAAGACTTCGGGAAAGTCAGGAACCGTGAGGTGCGCGATGATCAACGCGAGCCCTCTGTATAATGTTAACCCGCCCAATGTCAGAATGATGGGAGAGACTTCTAGAAGGCGAATGAGCCAGCCGTTCAATACGGAGAAAGCAACAGCGGTGGAAAAACATCCCGCATAGCAAACGGCGGGGGAGAATTCGTAGTAATGGAGAATGCCAAACGTACTTCCTGCGACGGCGATAATGGAACCGATGGAAAGATCAATGGCGCCGCAGAAAATCAAACCAGTGAGGGCGAAGGCTCCCAGAACTTGCGGTGCGATGTTGGGTCCAAGGTCGACGAGTTCATTCCAGAAGGAGCTTTCCCGCTGCTGAGCGGCGAAAAAGAGATAGCCAAGCAGCACCAAATTCCCAAACAGTAAAAACAGAATTCGCTGTCGTACCGCAGGAGGCGACTGACGATAAATCAGTTGAGCCGTAGAACGGGCAGGTTTGTATTTAGGAGACGCCGGATCCGTTTTCGCGGATGAGTTTGTCATGTCGTCTTCCCATCGTGAATGAGGCCGGACGCGGCAAGGACGACATTTTGTTCGGTTTTATCGTCACCGGTAAGCTCTGTTTCGATTCGACCTCGGTTCATGACGAGGACACGGTCCGACATCGCCAACACTTCGGGGAGGTCAGACGAGATGAGTAAAATCGCTTTCCCTTTGTCGGCGAGTTCTTCGATCAGAGAGTGGATTTGGGCTTTGGCGCCGATATCGATTCCGCGCGTCGGTTCGTCAAGAATGATGACTTCTGGATTTCGCTCGAACCAGCGTCCCAGGATCGCTTTTTGCTGATTACCACCGCTCAGTTGGCCAATCGATTGTTCTCGACCGGCACTGCGGACGTCGTAAGTTTTGAGGACGGAGTCGACTTTCTCTCGTTCTTTCTTGAGAGAGATGAAACCAAAGCGACTCACTAATCGCGAAAAACCAATGCTGATGGAATCGTTCAGAGAATGATCGAGAACGAGTGCCTGCCGTTTGCGTTCTTCGGGAATATAGACGAGTCCGGATTCAACTGCCTGCTGCGCGCTAGAAGGTTTCCAGAGACGGGTCCGATAATGCATCTGGCCTGATTCAATGGGGTAGAGTCCATAGATTGCACGGGCGAGTTCAGAACGCCCGGCACCAACGAGCCCTGCCAGGCCGAGGATTTCTCCCGCGTGGAGCGAGAAGGAAATGTCGTAAAACATATTATTCCGGGTGACGTTTTCCAGTTCCAGCAGCGGGAGCCCCAGCAACCGTTGTTTACGATGTGGAAAAACCTGTTCCAGGTCTCTTCCGACCATCTCTGCCACCATTCGCTCTGCCGTGATGTCGACGGTGGGACAGTGGTTGATGAGTGTGCCTTCTCTCAGGATCGCCACGTGGTTGGTTAACTCGAAGATTTCATCGAGCCGATGCGAAACATAGATCATACTGACCCCTTCTTTTCGCAACCTTTTCAGGTGCCCGAATAAACGTTTAATTTCAGGCTCGGTAAGCGCCGCACTGGGTTCGTCCAGGATGAGCAACTTAGCTTTACGGGCCAACGCGTTAGCGATAGCGACTTCCTGTTTCTGAACAGCGGATAACGATTCGAATTGAGCGTCGGTCGCGATTTCAATACCGAACGATTGAAGTCGCTCCTGTGCAATGTTGTGAACCGCTTGCCAATCTGTACTCCACCAGGGAGTGCGGGGCCACGGTTCGCCTAGCAGCATATTTTCGGCGACGGTCAAATGGGCTGCGTATTCCAATTCCTGATGAATCGTTGCGATCCCGGTTTCCAATGCCTCGCGTGGAGACGGGAATTCGACCGGCTTTCCCTGAAATCGAATCGTTCCCGAGTCGGGCGAGTGGAGTCCGCTTAATAGTTTGATCAGCGTCGATTTGCCTGCACCATTCTCACCAACGAGCCCCAGTATTTCTCCTTCGCCCAGGGAGAGATCCAAGGGCTTCAGAGCCACATATGCCCCAAACGATTTCGTTAATCCCTGTAGATCCAAAAGAGTCGGAACGGAATTGGTTTTTGTTTGGGAGTCGGTCCGGATCATTTGTCTTGGGAATCAATCGGAACAGGAAAGACAACGAGGATCAAATACTGAGGAATCAATTATTGGGGAATCAATTATTGCGAAACGCAAAGCTGTAAAGGTCACAATTATTCATCTGAAATCGAATGTAAACAGGTTGTCCTGCGTACTTGGAGATGTCGAAATCTGGAAAATCAACAGGAGCTCGTAAGTGATCGCCCGAGACTGGAATTGATTCGGCGAGAAGGAGACCGGAGGAATCGTGTAAATGAACGACCACCGACCCTTTGGGTTTCGTTTGAATGTTGAGTTCCAATCGATCACCCGAGAAAACAACCGGGACTGTTTTCAACGATCCGGTTAATTCCCCCGATTTCGCTGATACAAACCGGTCTCGCTTCCATGTGACTAACCCAATGCTGCCCGTGTATTCTGAAAGGCGGCCTGTTCCTTCTGCTCGATAAAGGCATGGGTTTCCATGCGTGAAATTGCAGGCACTGTAATACAGGCGAACTTCATCATTCACCAGAATGGCTTCCGCGGGTGTCGTAAAGAACCCGCTGTCCCACTGGCCTGGTTTTCCGCGGGGAACAACTGGCGTTCGAAAAGGGCGTTCCCAAGTGACGAGGTCGCGAGTGACTGCGAGTTGGATCTCCGAGGGGCCTTCGTGGTTTCCGTATCGGGCATCATTATTAATAGTGAAGACCCAGGGGAAACCGACCGTACAGCTTTCTGCCTGATAAACACCTGCTCCATAGAATTCGGTTCGCATTAAATCAGGTGCATCGGGAACGTCCAGTAGGGATCGAACTTCCTCAATTCGGGCGAGCGAACTGGCGTCGTCGCGTAAATCGGGTTTAAAGATATAATAGGGTTCAGACCAGGTTAGAAAATCCTGGCTGATCGATAGACCAAAGCAGCGGCGGATATGATCGCGATGCTTCGTGACCAGTTTGGGAATTGCGACATACTGTTGCCGTTGTCGGTCGAAATATCCAGTGAGAACATCGCTGGAACGAACGACATAAGTTTTGCTTAATCTCGTCCAATGGATGCCATCGGGAGAGACCATCGTCTGCGGTCCCCCTTCTGGTTTGGGAGCATCAATGTGACAAAGCATTTTATAGCGGCGTGAGGGATCAGCCTCTTTGTTATCTTTAATGACAGAGGCTAAATGGCACTCTGCTACAATGTTCGTCGGTTCGCCAGCTTCTGTGAGGTATTCCTTCAGTAGCGGTTTAGTCCAATGGAGACCGTCCTCACTGGTGGCATAGCAAGTGACATAGGTTTCGCTTTGATCAATTCCATTCGAGGCGAGATACCACATTTTGAAGAGCTGTTCTTCTTCATCGAAGAGAACTGTTCCGTACAATTCAAGTCGCCAGCCTTCCCAGGAACGGTCGACGGTGATCAGAGGGTTTTGGGAATGTCGTTTTCCGGCATGCATCTTGAAATGCACGTTTTCAGAGTCATGAACCAGGACCTGGTCGACGAATAATTGAGCTTTGTCAGCCACGTCGAACGGGGAATCGCCGGCCAGCGCCGAAAATGAGCAGATGACGAGCGATAATGTCAGGAACACGAACGTCCATTTTGAGTTGGGCATACGGGAAATGATTTGCACTATGCCTACTTTCAAATTTTAAAAGACGAATCGTTGCAATTCAGATAGTTGTTGGTCAGGAAGAATAGAGGCGACGTCTGGAACTACTTCAAGGGGACGATGCCGATGTATTCGCCGTTCCCCGGATGAGTCGCCGTGATCTTGATCGTCAGCGGTTTACCGGGGGTGACCATGTTCGCGGGTACTTGCAGTTCAATGACACCGCTTGACTTTGATCCGGAAGATTCGAGAGCCATGTAACGTGCGAGTAATCCATTCTCCTCGTTCATCCATTGAGCATCTTCAATTGTCGAGGCGATTTCAACCTGTTGATTGTCATTGATGGAAAGAGTGAAGGGATGTGTTGGTTGGTCACCAATTTTCATTGCGATGGGAAGCAGAACGGATTGAGGTTTGGCGGGGTCGGCATCTTCCGGAATGACTGTAGTCTCACAGATAACGTGAGTCGCAGCGGTGCCGGCTACGCTGACGGCGACTTTGGTGTCACCGTACCAACCGAGATGATTGACCAGCACGGGGCTGGCAGCTTCGTTGCCCACCTGGACGGTTGCGGCTTCTCGAACAAGCTGTCGTGCATTGTTTGCAATTCGCTCGTCGGTAGCCCCAGTCGTGCCTGGTTTGCTTCTAAGGAACGCAATGATATCAGCCATGTCCTGATGCGAAACATCCTTCTCAAGCCCTTCTGGCATGAACGACTTGCGGGTATTCACTAATTCATCAATGTCGGTTCGCAATAAGATCCTTTTGCGACCATTGTTTTCTGCCAAGGTAATGCTGCTGGATGATTCAGAAACGATCATGCCGTTGTAAGCGCGGCCATCATTCATCACGGCAATGTAGTTGCGGTACTGACCTTCGACCGCTTTGTTTGGGTCGAATACAGCCAGAGCGATATTTCCGGCAGACTTATCGGACAACGCGGTAATATTGGGGCCGATATTAGTTCCCACGGCTCGGACCTGGTGGCAGGCCGAACAGGTTCGCCGGAAGACCAGAGAACCTCGTATCGGATTGCCGTCCATTTGAGCAACAGATTTGTAGTCTTCGACAATCTGGACACGATCACTCGAACCGGTGGATTGCAGAAGTTTGTTGGCTCGTCCACGTATTACATCGTCAGAGAGCGATATCAGGTTGGAACGGGTCGCCGGATCGAGGTCGACTGCGGCCACAGTTCCTTCTTCCAATGCATCCAGGAATATCTTAGTCCAGGCAGCTCTGCTGAGCAGAACACTAGTGACGGATCCTTGCAGGCTGGGAGAGTAGGCTCTCCAGTTCTCCAGCAACATCGTGGGGACGGCATCGCTTTTCTTACTTGCCAGGTTCGTAATCGCGGCTTCCTGGAGCAATGAGGGAATGTTTGGAGTTAGAAGTTCTGAGAGAGCTTCGAGGTTATCGTCGAGGTCATCAAGTCCTCGTCCCAGCAGACGAACGGCCAGCTGTCGCGAGGCGAGGTCAGCATCTTCATCGGTGGCGAGTTCGAGTGCGGATTCGAAAATGTCGTCCGTTTGTTCCCATAGTTCTTCCTGTTCGCCCGTCACTTTGTGAAGCGTGCTGAGATCAGAGCCTGCTCGTTCGAGCGCATCGAGAAAGGAACCCATGGCTGAGTATTGCCAGGGAGCGATTACTGCATCTTCCGCTTGTTCATTTGGTAAGACGATGTTCGCGAGAACCTTTGTGGCAACTTCTTTCGATTCGACTCCCAAGGCAGTAACAACGAGATGCTGAACGAGTTCCGCCCAGGCGCCGGAAGTATCGGGATGCGCGAGGACATAGTCGAGCATCAACTCGGCATGGGGTAAAGCGGAGGAGAGAACGGCGGCTCGCATCCAATGGTCCTCGGCAGTGCTTACGCCCAGCTTGGCGAGGGCATCTGCTGCGAGCGGGTCGTTCCATTCTCCAAGAGAAAGGGCGATTTGTAGTTTGAGTTTGATTTCCGGATGTTCAATCAGACTGGTGACCTTCTCCCCCAGTGTTGGGTGATCGTTCATCAGGGGTTCACTTAGTTCCACAGCGGCGGAGAGAACGTGCCAGTCGGTGTCGTTAAAAGCACTGAGTAAAATCTCTTCGTTAAGTGCGTTGATACCAGCGAGTGTATGTAAAGCCTGTACTCGGCTGACGGGCAGGGGAGCATGCAGTGCGATCTGTTTGAGTGTTCGCAGCAGGTCCATATGTTTGGAAGAATCTTCACGGTTGACGAGCAATTGCTGGGAGAGATCGCGTACCGGTCCGTTGGTACTTTTGAGATGCTCTGCAAGTTCAACAGAATCGAGCATTTCCAGATTAGGAAGAGGCCCCTGCGGCCGGTTCCCTTTTTTATAAACACGGTAGATGCGACCTTTGTCTTCGCCTGCGCGGACGTTCAACATCTTCTGCCAATCGTCCGGAATCCATTGGGGGTGTTCGATCACTTGACGATACATGTCGGCAAACCAGATTGCCCCATCGGGGCCCGTGGTGATGCGGACAGGGCGTGACCAGACGTCGGTGGACGCAAGGAATTCACGGTCCTGTTCACCCGGTGCACGAACACCGTGAAAAGTGACACCGTTGTCATTGAGCACCGTGCGAAATACCAGGTTGTGAACGGGTTCACAAATGAGAGCACTATGTGCGAATTCGGGGCCGAGGGTGACATCGCGGAAGATCCCCTCACCACAAGCGGAGGTCACACGGTTCGCCGCGTAGAGGTCGTTAAACCGGTCGACCGTACGGCTGGCGGGATAAATGGGGGGAGCTACAGGCGGGTCGATCAGTTCTTCTCGTGGTGGAGGAGCAGGAAAAAATCGATTCCGACGAAGGTATCGGTCTGAAATGACATAGTGATAGATCGGTCTACTGTTATCACTACCAAACCAGTGTCCCCAGTCATCACGAACGCGTCCGTACTGGGTCCGTCCACTTTCGGTTTCGATTTCGCTGGTATCTGGTTTGATGCGTATGTCGAGGTTCGACATGTTGATTTTCTGGCCAGTGAGAACGGCGGTGATCTCTTCATTGGGGGCGCCGCTGCCGACATGAATCCAGTTATCGAGTCCCCAGGCAAAACCGTTGACACGGTGTTGCGGGTTCGACTCGACAAAGCCGGTGAAGAGAACTTGTTTGTGATCTGCTTTTCCATCGCCGTCGGTATCTTCAGCGTAGAAAATGTCCGGGGCACAACTGACGATGGCCCCTTTCCGCCAGGGCATGACGCCGGTGGGGTAGGAAAGACCATCCAGGAAGATTTGGGCGTCGTCCATTTTTCCGTCACCATTGGTGTCGGTGAGGATGCGGACCTGTCCGCCCGGAGTTCCGTCGTTATTTAATCCATTTGGGTAGTCGCTCATCTGGACAACCCACAGTCGGCCATCGGGGCCGAAATTGAAGTTCACCGGGTCGGCGATGAGCGGTTCCGAAGCGACAAGTTCGATCTCGTAGCCTTCGGGTAGCTTCCAGGTTTTTAAGGCTTCTTTGGGAGACTTGGCTCCTTCGGCCGGGTTGGATTTGATTTCCTTGACCCGTTTCAGGACGAGGTCTTCGGTGCCGCTGGCCCAAGGGCCGGGGTGGTTGTAGAAGACCTGAGAAAAGTCGACTTCGTACCCTCCCTGTTGAATCATCGATTCGGAGGGGACATAGCCAAAGACATCGTTGGCGTAAGCCGTAACCCAGGTGCGCTGGCTATCAGTCAACTCGTGTCGAATACGATGGGCGTAGGGAGAAACGACTTCGCCACCCAGAAAGACCATAGTCAGCTCATCACCGAAGGCCCAGGTCTGGATTGGCATTGGGTAGGTTTCGGGAAGACGACGTTTTCGCTCGTAGACTTCCACCATGTTCTCGGCATGCCGACGAACCTGAGGATTAGGGTCATTCAGGAGGTCGCGGAATTCCTGCACATCGCGACGATTGTATTCGAGTCCGGCGTAGCCAAATGAAGCTTCGGGAGCGGCTTGAATGGGTTCCAGCTTTGTACCCAGGATACGTTTCACTTCATCCGCGATGACACGCCCATTACTGACGGCTTGTTCGAATTCACCACGAGGTTCCGGGTTGGCGTCGGCGCCGCAACCAATGGTGCAGAGGGCGACTGCATCGGTGTATTCTTCTTCGAGAAACTTCTGAGCATAACCGGCCCAGTCGCCATTCACGAAATTATGTTTGGGAACGAGCGTGGTGCAATGACAGGCATAGTTGAAGACGATCCCGAGCAATTTGCCGTCGGCGGAGGTGACTCGAATGACAGGGAGAGTTTCGTCGATAATGCCTTCCGGATTGGGGCCCATACCGACACAGATGCCCCCTTTGATAATTCGTCGATTCATCGCGAGGCGAGAGGCTCCCTCGCCCCAACTGAGTTGAGCCGGCGCGAGTGATTTGATGGCTTCTCCGACGGAGTCGACCAGTTGGTCTTCGATGTACTGAGTGTATCGATCCATCGCGGCGACTTCCGCTTCGGACTGGGGAGCCGCAAACAGGTTTGGGATTCCTGCGGAGGTATGAGGCGCGGTGTGCGAGTGGGTGTTTGCCAAGGCAAAGCGTTCACGACTGATACCGAAGTCTTTTTCGAGTCGTTCGGCAATCTGTTTGGTAATGACGCCGGAAAGACCAATCCCTTCCACCGAACTGAGGATGTGAATAGGTTGGTTGCCCTGACGGATGGCCAATGTACGCACGTAGATTGGTTCTTCCACACGCTCAAAGGGTTCAGTGCGGTTACCATATCCAGAAAGGCGCACAGGTTCGGTGGGGGTGATATCGCGTTTGGCAAAGCTGGCCTGGAAATCTGCAGCAAACAGGGCAGAGGAGCAAACCGAAAGGAGTCCGGTTAATACCAGCACGCACAAAAGATGACTTCTACCGAATGGAAGCATTCTTATCCTCAATATTTATGTGGGGGATACTTTATGTATGGGCACCTTCACGAGGGAAACCGAGAAGGGAAGGATCAGAGGGGAGTCCAGACTGCACAAGGAAAGGTCGCGCAGTGAGGCCACTAATGTACTTATAACAAATCAGACTCTATTAGACTTGATCGTGCGAGGGAAATGCAACTGAGCCGTTATTCGGGAGGGGTTAAAGCTTGCCAGGTTTCACTGACCGGCAGAGGTGGCAGCCTTACCGTAAACGGGGTTTTTCCCTTGTCCGAGTACCGATTATAGACGGACCTTCAATACCGGCAATCAGCGATGTCGGGATCAAAGTGTGCTGGACAGCGGCGAAAGTATCCGATTTTCGATAAGGAATGCCTTCCTTTTGGGATGTTGTCGGCTGGGCCAGGAGACTTAGACAGGGCTGACAATCACGTAGATTAGACAGGCGTGCAGGAGTTCAACAGAAGACCCGATGCGATCGGGATCAGTTAACCCCATGATTTCTCGGCGATAGTCTAAGTCGGAGAGAAGTCAGAATCTGATACGTTGAAAGTTGGCAATGGATTTCCAATTCATAAAAACGACGGCCTGTCTGACTGGCCTTGGTCTCTGCAGTTCCCTGGTGGGCTGTCAGAGTACCGACAAACAGGATTACTATCAGCCTCACGGTCACCGTGGAGAAATGGTGCAGCAGGTACCGCAGGCGCATTCTGTACATTCTGCTCCCGGTTACTCACAGCAGGCACCGATGCATCCATCGCAGATGAATTCTCTGCCACAGAATGACGCGCGGCCGATGCAGTCGGGTCCGCTGTACACACCGAAACAGCAGCATCAACCACGATTGATTGCACCACCGGGACAAGGTGGTTCGTTGTCTCCTCCCATGGCACCTCCAGCGGTTCCTGGTGTCGCACCCTATGGGGCACCTAATGGCGGGGTTATTCCCGTTCCCGCACCTACCAGTTGGGTTCCAGCACCTCAGGGTGGGTACATGCCCGCCAGCTACTTACAGCCTCAACAGGTGAGTGGTCCCTGGGCTCCGCACGTTCAACAAAATCAGATGGGTCCCTTCGGGCTGATCACACCAGAAACACCCCGTACCTTCGCTCCCGTTCCGATGCACTCTGTTTCTCAAGCAGAACAGGTTAAGTACCTGCCTGTGCGGTTTGACTCTTCCAACGTGGTTCAGAATTCGGGTCAGGGTTTATTCGCACCAGGCTGGCAGGATCGTCAAACAGAATGGACGGGTAACCGTCTGCAGATGACGACACCATGGCAGATGCAACAGAATGTGGTTAACCCCGTGGTACTCAATCCCATTCTTCAGCCGCAGTCCGCAAACCGTTTTGTGACTCGTGAAGGTACCAGCGGACAGCAGTTCATGATTTCACCACCCAGCAGCACCTTGGTTGACGAATGGCCATTGAAGGTGGATGAAACTGAACTTGTAAACGTAGAAGAATTCGTACCGGATGAGAACGTAGTCGAAGCATTTGTGTCGGGAGATTTGCCCATCATCCAACCAGAAATTCGCCATCGTCTGCAAAACGCACAAGCTTATTCGGAATCAGCACGAAAAACGCCCGTCTCTCGTTCCGCTGAAGCGAAACAGGAGACTGCAGGTCCTATGTTACTTCGTTTTGAATAGTCTAATCTCGAAACCCCTGTTGATGAAACGGCCTTCAACGCTCCATGTGTTGATGGCCGTTTTCTATTGGGGTGAATTCGAAATTGATATCTATTATTTCGAATTCTATTTTCAGAGAAACTTTCAGAATTGATCCCAGATCAGGACTTCTTCGAGCGGAATTTTCCCACCACGAGGTTTCGGTTCGCCGTCTGCTTTCCCGACGGCGACAAACATGGCGACGAGGTGATCTTCTGGCAGCTTGATCAGCTGACCAACCTTTTCGAAGTCGAATCCATCCATTGGGCAGGAGTCGAGCCCCATTCCTTTTGCGGTCAGCATGATCGTCTGGGCGATTAATCCGCTGGACCGAATCGCTTCGTCGCGTTGCAACTGATCGCGTCCGTCGTAAAAGTTCCGGATCATGTTGGCCAAATTCTGTTGAGTCTTTTCATCAACATGACTCCAGTACCGTTCCGGCTCCTTCTTCCAGGCTTGCATGTCCGCGCAGAGCACAAACAGAACGGAAGATTGTGTCACTTGTGGCTGATTATTGGCGGCCTCGCTGATTTGCTGAAGCAGTTCTTTATCTTGTACAGCGACGATTCTGTAATGCTGGATGTTGAACGCAGAGGGAGCCAGTTTGGCAACCGAGATCAGTTGTTCGATATCTTGTCGGTTCAAGGAAAATTCTGGATCG is part of the Polystyrenella longa genome and harbors:
- a CDS encoding nitroreductase family protein — translated: MDVIEAIQTRRAIKSFDPEFSLNRQDIEQLISVAKLAPSAFNIQHYRIVAVQDKELLQQISEAANNQPQVTQSSVLFVLCADMQAWKKEPERYWSHVDEKTQQNLANMIRNFYDGRDQLQRDEAIRSSGLIAQTIMLTAKGMGLDSCPMDGFDFEKVGQLIKLPEDHLVAMFVAVGKADGEPKPRGGKIPLEEVLIWDQF
- a CDS encoding neutral/alkaline non-lysosomal ceramidase N-terminal domain-containing protein, yielding MLPFGRSHLLCVLVLTGLLSVCSSALFAADFQASFAKRDITPTEPVRLSGYGNRTEPFERVEEPIYVRTLAIRQGNQPIHILSSVEGIGLSGVITKQIAERLEKDFGISRERFALANTHSHTAPHTSAGIPNLFAAPQSEAEVAAMDRYTQYIEDQLVDSVGEAIKSLAPAQLSWGEGASRLAMNRRIIKGGICVGMGPNPEGIIDETLPVIRVTSADGKLLGIVFNYACHCTTLVPKHNFVNGDWAGYAQKFLEEEYTDAVALCTIGCGADANPEPRGEFEQAVSNGRVIADEVKRILGTKLEPIQAAPEASFGYAGLEYNRRDVQEFRDLLNDPNPQVRRHAENMVEVYERKRRLPETYPMPIQTWAFGDELTMVFLGGEVVSPYAHRIRHELTDSQRTWVTAYANDVFGYVPSESMIQQGGYEVDFSQVFYNHPGPWASGTEDLVLKRVKEIKSNPAEGAKSPKEALKTWKLPEGYEIELVASEPLIADPVNFNFGPDGRLWVVQMSDYPNGLNNDGTPGGQVRILTDTNGDGKMDDAQIFLDGLSYPTGVMPWRKGAIVSCAPDIFYAEDTDGDGKADHKQVLFTGFVESNPQHRVNGFAWGLDNWIHVGSGAPNEEITAVLTGQKINMSNLDIRIKPDTSEIETESGRTQYGRVRDDWGHWFGSDNSRPIYHYVISDRYLRRNRFFPAPPPREELIDPPVAPPIYPASRTVDRFNDLYAANRVTSACGEGIFRDVTLGPEFAHSALICEPVHNLVFRTVLNDNGVTFHGVRAPGEQDREFLASTDVWSRPVRITTGPDGAIWFADMYRQVIEHPQWIPDDWQKMLNVRAGEDKGRIYRVYKKGNRPQGPLPNLEMLDSVELAEHLKSTNGPVRDLSQQLLVNREDSSKHMDLLRTLKQIALHAPLPVSRVQALHTLAGINALNEEILLSAFNDTDWHVLSAAVELSEPLMNDHPTLGEKVTSLIEHPEIKLKLQIALSLGEWNDPLAADALAKLGVSTAEDHWMRAAVLSSALPHAELMLDYVLAHPDTSGAWAELVQHLVVTALGVESKEVATKVLANIVLPNEQAEDAVIAPWQYSAMGSFLDALERAGSDLSTLHKVTGEQEELWEQTDDIFESALELATDEDADLASRQLAVRLLGRGLDDLDDNLEALSELLTPNIPSLLQEAAITNLASKKSDAVPTMLLENWRAYSPSLQGSVTSVLLSRAAWTKIFLDALEEGTVAAVDLDPATRSNLISLSDDVIRGRANKLLQSTGSSDRVQIVEDYKSVAQMDGNPIRGSLVFRRTCSACHQVRAVGTNIGPNITALSDKSAGNIALAVFDPNKAVEGQYRNYIAVMNDGRAYNGMIVSESSSSITLAENNGRKRILLRTDIDELVNTRKSFMPEGLEKDVSHQDMADIIAFLRSKPGTTGATDERIANNARQLVREAATVQVGNEAASPVLVNHLGWYGDTKVAVSVAGTAATHVICETTVIPEDADPAKPQSVLLPIAMKIGDQPTHPFTLSINDNQQVEIASTIEDAQWMNEENGLLARYMALESSGSKSSGVIELQVPANMVTPGKPLTIKITATHPGNGEYIGIVPLK